One genomic region from Microthrixaceae bacterium encodes:
- a CDS encoding aldehyde dehydrogenase family protein, whose protein sequence is MSFHEPKLLIDGQLVDATGAATYDNTNPATGKVIGQAPDASLADIDRAIAAARRAFDETDWSTNTELRVRCLRQLHDAYLANSEEIRAMTVAEVGCPVGLTYAAQLDIPVSSIAYNADLLEGYEFDTDLGEAVPLGIKTHRTIAREAVGVVAAITPWNFPHQINLAKVIPALAAGCTVVLKAAPATPWAANNLARLVAEHTDMPAGVFNVITSQENAIGEVLCTDPRVDMVSFTGSTATGRKVMAAASATLKKVFLELGGKSAFIALDDADPMAVAMGAGFQIMAHAGQGCAITTRLLVPRARQDEFVDALVSMMQGIGWGDPTDPGNFMGPIVSEVQRTKVLDYINTAVDDGAELVLGSGKPAVLEGELAGGYFVEPTVLVNVDQNSRIAQEEVFGPVLAVIAHDGDDDAVAIANNSLYGLSGAVTSNDIERARSVARRIRTGTISVNGGLYYSPDAPFGGYKQSGIGREMGVAGFEEYLELKTIAEGI, encoded by the coding sequence GTGAGTTTCCACGAACCCAAGTTGCTCATCGACGGACAACTCGTCGACGCCACCGGCGCAGCGACCTACGACAACACCAACCCCGCCACCGGCAAGGTGATCGGCCAGGCCCCCGACGCGTCGCTTGCTGATATCGACCGAGCCATCGCCGCGGCACGGCGGGCCTTCGACGAAACCGACTGGTCGACCAACACCGAACTGCGCGTGCGGTGTCTTCGCCAGCTTCACGATGCGTATCTCGCCAACTCCGAGGAGATCCGGGCGATGACGGTGGCCGAGGTCGGGTGCCCGGTCGGGCTGACCTATGCGGCGCAGCTCGACATCCCCGTCAGTTCCATCGCCTACAACGCCGACCTGTTGGAGGGCTACGAGTTCGACACCGACCTCGGCGAGGCGGTGCCCCTCGGCATCAAGACCCACCGAACGATCGCCCGCGAGGCCGTCGGGGTCGTCGCGGCGATCACGCCATGGAACTTCCCGCACCAGATCAACCTGGCCAAGGTGATCCCCGCGCTCGCGGCGGGCTGCACCGTCGTCTTGAAGGCTGCGCCCGCAACCCCGTGGGCGGCCAACAACCTGGCGCGCCTCGTGGCCGAACACACCGACATGCCGGCGGGCGTGTTCAACGTCATCACCTCCCAGGAAAACGCCATCGGCGAGGTGTTGTGCACCGACCCCCGCGTCGACATGGTCAGCTTCACCGGCTCCACGGCCACGGGACGCAAGGTCATGGCGGCCGCCTCGGCCACCCTCAAAAAGGTGTTCCTCGAACTCGGCGGCAAGTCGGCGTTCATCGCGCTCGACGACGCCGATCCGATGGCCGTGGCGATGGGCGCCGGATTTCAGATCATGGCGCACGCCGGCCAGGGCTGTGCGATCACGACCCGGCTGTTGGTGCCGCGTGCCCGCCAGGACGAGTTCGTCGATGCGCTCGTGTCGATGATGCAGGGAATCGGGTGGGGCGACCCGACCGATCCCGGAAACTTCATGGGCCCCATCGTCAGCGAGGTCCAACGAACCAAGGTCCTCGACTACATCAACACCGCGGTTGACGACGGAGCCGAACTGGTGCTCGGCTCGGGCAAACCGGCCGTGCTCGAGGGGGAGTTGGCGGGCGGATACTTCGTCGAACCGACCGTGCTCGTCAACGTCGACCAGAACTCGCGCATCGCCCAGGAGGAGGTGTTCGGACCGGTGCTGGCGGTCATCGCCCACGACGGCGACGACGACGCCGTGGCCATCGCCAACAACAGCCTTTATGGACTGTCGGGAGCGGTGACCTCCAACGACATCGAACGTGCCCGCTCGGTCGCACGGCGAATCCGAACCGGCACCATCAGCGTGAACGGTGGGCTCTATTACAGCCCCGACGCTCCGTTCGGTGGCTACAAGCAGTCCGGCATCGGCCGCGAGATGGGGGTCGCCGGGTTCGAGGAGTACCTCGAGCTCAAGACGATCGCGGAAGGCATCTGA
- a CDS encoding ferredoxin yields MAFRIELDTDLCQCHGVCEGEAPDVFEVRKHELHILIPEPGEQHRSAVQAAVKYCPTHALSIVDLD; encoded by the coding sequence ATGGCATTTCGTATCGAGTTGGACACCGACCTGTGTCAGTGCCACGGCGTGTGTGAGGGCGAAGCCCCCGACGTGTTCGAGGTGCGTAAGCACGAGTTGCACATCCTGATCCCCGAACCGGGCGAACAGCACCGGAGCGCGGTGCAGGCCGCCGTGAAGTACTGCCCGACCCACGCCCTGTCGATCGTCGACCTCGACTGA
- a CDS encoding cytochrome P450 has protein sequence MTDTDTANEPRIPEFVSGGDDTTGHLEELRHDPIGLMARVRAEHGDVGAFMLVDRPVALLSGSEANEPYFRAPESALDQAEAYPFMKPVFGEGVVFDASAERRREMMHNQALRDKYMRGHAEKIHAEIDRMCERFGEAGQFEMLDWFAELTIYTSTTCLIGPRFREDLTAEFAELFHDLEKGTDALAFVDPYMDIASFHRRDAAREELVALIDAILQKRLAEPAPEGDDRDLVDVLLSIKNEDGSLAFSADYITGMFISMMFAGHHTTSTTLSWTLIELLRNPEHLAAVRGELDELYADGRSASYQALREMPITEAAIKETLRLHPPLILLLRVAKEPFEVAGYTVPEGWLVGATPAISNRIEESFPDADRFDPGRYLDGRAEDLENPWNWIPFGAGRHRCVGAQFAMMQLKVILSVLLKDWDFELGAPPESYVNDHSKMVVQMKSPTTVKYRRRQD, from the coding sequence ATGACCGACACCGACACCGCCAATGAGCCACGCATCCCGGAGTTCGTCTCCGGCGGCGACGACACCACCGGCCATCTCGAGGAGTTGCGCCACGACCCGATCGGCCTCATGGCCAGAGTCCGCGCCGAACACGGCGACGTGGGCGCCTTCATGCTCGTCGATCGCCCGGTGGCACTACTGAGCGGCTCCGAGGCGAACGAGCCCTACTTTCGGGCACCCGAATCGGCGCTCGATCAGGCCGAGGCCTACCCGTTCATGAAGCCGGTGTTCGGAGAGGGCGTCGTGTTCGACGCCTCGGCCGAGCGGCGTCGGGAGATGATGCACAACCAGGCGCTGCGCGACAAATACATGCGCGGCCATGCGGAGAAGATCCACGCCGAGATCGACCGGATGTGCGAACGCTTCGGCGAGGCCGGCCAATTCGAGATGCTCGACTGGTTCGCCGAACTCACGATCTACACCTCGACCACCTGCCTCATCGGTCCGCGGTTTCGGGAGGACCTGACCGCTGAGTTCGCGGAGCTCTTCCACGATCTCGAAAAGGGCACCGATGCCCTCGCGTTCGTCGACCCCTACATGGACATCGCGTCGTTTCACCGACGAGATGCGGCCCGCGAGGAACTCGTGGCCCTGATCGATGCCATCCTGCAAAAGCGCCTGGCCGAGCCCGCGCCCGAAGGCGACGACCGCGACCTGGTCGACGTGTTGTTGAGCATCAAGAACGAGGACGGCTCGCTCGCTTTCTCCGCCGACTACATCACCGGCATGTTCATCTCGATGATGTTCGCCGGCCACCACACCACCTCCACCACCCTGAGCTGGACCCTCATCGAGTTGCTGCGCAATCCCGAGCATCTCGCAGCGGTGCGCGGCGAACTCGACGAGTTGTACGCGGATGGCCGCTCGGCCTCCTATCAGGCGCTGCGGGAAATGCCGATCACCGAAGCGGCGATCAAAGAGACGTTGCGCCTTCACCCGCCACTCATCCTGCTGTTGCGCGTGGCCAAGGAACCCTTCGAGGTGGCCGGCTACACGGTTCCCGAGGGATGGCTGGTCGGTGCCACTCCGGCGATTTCGAACCGGATCGAGGAGTCCTTCCCCGACGCCGACCGCTTCGACCCGGGTCGCTACCTCGACGGCCGCGCCGAGGACCTTGAGAACCCCTGGAACTGGATCCCCTTCGGCGCTGGCCGCCACCGTTGCGTCGGCGCACAGTTCGCGATGATGCAGCTCAAGGTGATTCTGTCGGTGCTGTTGAAGGACTGGGATTTCGAGTTGGGTGCCCCGCCGGAGTCCTACGTCAACGACCACTCGAAGATGGTGGTGCAAATGAAGTCGCCGACGACGGTGAAGTACCGTCGCCGCCAGGACTGA
- a CDS encoding SDR family oxidoreductase, producing MARFEPHPTRRPVLVTGASAGIGAATARAFAAIGHPVAIAARRLDRLDELAAAIRSDGGEAVGVAMDVGDLDSIDAGVRAAEAAIGEIDIVVSNAGDNEPSTVHSDDAARFARHYDVNVFGPQRLTSVIGSAMIERGRGDIVYVSSMNASVPRVMSAAYNSSKAALEAYARTAQMEFEGTGVRASIVRPGPTLTEMGWGWDQQLLDHTMREWQRWGVLRHGGFIDADDIAAAIVHVATAPRGMLWSLVELNPEAPLPRRSDTSDQSETN from the coding sequence ATGGCACGGTTCGAACCGCACCCGACCCGCCGTCCGGTCCTGGTCACGGGGGCCTCGGCCGGCATCGGTGCGGCGACCGCCCGCGCCTTTGCGGCGATCGGGCACCCGGTGGCGATCGCGGCGCGGCGCCTCGACCGTCTCGACGAACTCGCCGCCGCGATCCGCTCCGACGGCGGTGAGGCGGTCGGCGTCGCGATGGACGTCGGAGACCTCGATTCCATCGACGCCGGCGTCAGAGCCGCCGAGGCGGCGATCGGCGAGATCGACATCGTCGTGTCCAACGCCGGCGACAACGAGCCGTCGACCGTACACAGCGATGACGCCGCACGTTTCGCCAGGCACTACGACGTCAACGTCTTCGGTCCACAGCGCCTCACCTCCGTGATTGGCTCGGCCATGATCGAGCGAGGTCGCGGCGACATCGTGTACGTGTCGTCGATGAACGCGTCGGTCCCGCGGGTCATGTCGGCCGCCTACAACTCCTCGAAGGCTGCGCTCGAGGCCTACGCCCGCACCGCGCAGATGGAATTCGAGGGAACGGGCGTGCGGGCCTCGATCGTTCGGCCCGGACCCACCCTCACCGAAATGGGTTGGGGCTGGGACCAACAACTTCTCGACCACACGATGCGCGAATGGCAGCGCTGGGGCGTGTTGCGCCACGGCGGGTTCATCGACGCCGACGACATAGCCGCGGCCATCGTGCACGTCGCCACGGCGCCGCGGGGAATGCTGTGGTCGCTCGTCGAACTCAACCCGGAGGCGCCGCTGCCGCGTCGCAGCGACACCTCCGACCAATCGGAAACGAACTGA
- a CDS encoding cytochrome P450, which produces MTVHYSPYDYESHENPYPIYARLRSEAPLYRNDDLNFYALSRHEDVGAGFRDSARFSSADGVSLDKEATGPHAYKTMSFLAMDPPRHTRMRALVARGFTPRRVVELEGQIREIAIDYLDGARDGEPYDIIKDFAGRMPMDVISEMMGVPKADRDEIRRLADLLVHREEGVEGVPAAGIEAAMTLFGYYDDMVAQRRKTRTDDLTSALIDAEIDDEKLAHDEIVAFLFLMVVAGNETTTKLLGNALYWAWRNPDQRDAVWSGQRSVEEWIEETLRYDTSSQVLARTTTEDVEIAGGVIPAGSRVLLLAGSANHDETVFDAPEEYRIGRDTSQILSFGVGRHFCMGASLARLEAKVALEEFVARVAGYELDPSGIERVHSVNVRGFSALPSTLALRAAS; this is translated from the coding sequence ATGACCGTTCACTACAGCCCGTACGACTACGAGTCGCACGAGAACCCGTACCCAATCTACGCCCGACTTCGCTCCGAGGCGCCGCTCTATCGCAACGACGACCTCAACTTCTACGCGCTGTCGCGCCACGAGGACGTGGGCGCGGGCTTTCGTGATTCGGCACGGTTCTCAAGTGCCGACGGCGTTTCCCTCGACAAGGAGGCCACGGGCCCCCACGCCTACAAGACCATGTCGTTTCTGGCCATGGATCCGCCTCGTCATACGCGAATGCGCGCCCTGGTCGCCCGCGGATTCACCCCCCGGCGAGTCGTCGAGTTGGAAGGTCAGATCCGCGAGATCGCGATCGACTACCTCGACGGCGCACGCGACGGCGAGCCCTACGACATCATCAAAGACTTCGCCGGGCGCATGCCGATGGACGTCATCAGCGAGATGATGGGGGTGCCGAAGGCGGACCGCGACGAGATCCGCCGCCTCGCCGACCTGCTCGTGCATCGCGAGGAAGGGGTCGAGGGGGTGCCCGCAGCCGGAATCGAGGCGGCGATGACGCTGTTCGGTTACTACGACGACATGGTCGCCCAGCGGCGCAAGACGCGTACCGATGACCTGACGAGTGCGTTGATCGACGCCGAGATCGACGACGAGAAGCTCGCCCACGACGAGATCGTCGCCTTCCTGTTCCTGATGGTCGTCGCCGGCAACGAGACCACGACCAAACTGTTGGGCAACGCGCTCTACTGGGCTTGGCGCAACCCGGATCAACGCGACGCCGTGTGGTCGGGGCAGCGCAGCGTCGAGGAGTGGATCGAGGAAACGTTGCGTTACGACACCTCCTCGCAGGTGCTGGCACGCACCACGACCGAGGATGTCGAGATCGCCGGCGGTGTCATCCCGGCCGGTTCCCGGGTGCTGTTGCTGGCGGGCTCGGCCAATCACGACGAGACGGTGTTCGATGCCCCCGAGGAGTATCGCATCGGGCGCGACACCAGCCAGATCCTGAGCTTCGGGGTCGGACGGCACTTCTGCATGGGCGCCTCGCTCGCCCGGCTGGAAGCCAAGGTCGCGCTCGAAGAATTCGTCGCCAGGGTCGCCGGCTACGAGCTGGACCCATCGGGTATCGAACGGGTGCACTCGGTCAACGTGCGCGGGTTCTCGGCGCTTCCATCCACCTTGGCGCTGCGGGCCGCCTCCTGA
- a CDS encoding TetR family transcriptional regulator: protein MSSSAVAARSERPSPRQVETINRLVDAAVDEIRTVGFAGLTVRNVAARAGVAAATAYTYFDSKEHLVSEVFWRRLKELPLPQSNDDRPAAQRVADALRSVSNLVADEPELSAAVTTALLAHDPQVKRLRDRIGANIRIRLTNSLGADDLLVVHSLELLYAGALLQAGTGHLSYDELGDRLIESATLILGGRT, encoded by the coding sequence ATGTCCAGTTCAGCAGTCGCCGCACGCTCCGAGCGCCCGTCTCCCCGTCAGGTCGAGACGATCAATCGTCTGGTCGACGCGGCTGTCGACGAGATCCGAACGGTCGGCTTCGCCGGGCTGACGGTGCGCAACGTCGCCGCCCGGGCGGGGGTGGCGGCCGCGACGGCCTACACCTACTTCGATTCCAAGGAGCACCTCGTGTCGGAGGTGTTCTGGCGTCGACTCAAGGAGTTGCCGCTCCCACAGTCCAACGACGACCGCCCGGCCGCTCAACGCGTCGCCGACGCTCTGCGGTCCGTGTCGAACCTGGTGGCCGACGAGCCCGAGCTCTCCGCGGCGGTGACCACCGCACTGCTGGCCCATGATCCGCAGGTGAAACGACTGCGCGACCGCATCGGCGCCAACATCCGCATCCGACTCACCAACTCGCTCGGCGCGGACGATCTGTTGGTCGTCCACTCGCTCGAACTGCTCTACGCCGGAGCCCTGCTCCAGGCCGGCACCGGCCACCTGTCGTACGACGAGCTCGGCGACCGCCTCATCGAATCCGCAACACTCATCTTGGGGGGACGCACATGA
- a CDS encoding thioesterase family protein translates to MYLDASAVTRLGRTPHEEQPDSTRCRATIHDGWDILGNTHGGYLLAIVGRSIAEVTGRPDPMTITAHYLSPGRPGPVSIDVETVKEGKRFSTARATMLNADSKPVITALATYGDLSERGEFPTWIDGAAPDVLPRQECVEMGAQETTPEFMRRVDLLIDPRDLGFVFGERTGMPRYRGWFRLGDGELLTTDALLVAIDAFPPTIFNLDLPMGWAPTVELTGHIRAVPVDDWLCCEVRTRFVSTGFMEVDGWYWDAAGTLVAQSRQLALLPRG, encoded by the coding sequence ATGTACCTCGATGCTTCAGCGGTGACCCGCCTCGGGCGGACTCCACACGAAGAACAACCCGACTCGACCCGTTGCCGCGCCACCATCCACGACGGGTGGGACATCCTCGGCAACACCCACGGCGGCTACCTGCTCGCAATCGTGGGCCGATCGATCGCCGAGGTCACCGGGCGGCCGGATCCGATGACGATCACCGCGCACTACCTGTCGCCGGGACGGCCGGGTCCCGTCAGCATCGATGTCGAAACCGTCAAGGAGGGGAAGCGTTTCTCGACGGCACGGGCGACGATGCTCAACGCCGACTCCAAGCCGGTCATCACCGCGCTCGCCACCTACGGCGATCTGTCCGAGCGCGGCGAGTTTCCGACCTGGATCGACGGCGCCGCACCCGACGTGTTGCCACGACAGGAGTGCGTTGAGATGGGGGCCCAGGAAACGACGCCCGAATTCATGCGTCGGGTCGACCTCCTGATCGACCCTCGCGACCTCGGTTTCGTGTTCGGTGAACGCACCGGTATGCCGCGCTATCGCGGGTGGTTCCGTCTCGGCGACGGCGAGCTGTTGACCACTGACGCACTGCTCGTGGCCATCGACGCCTTCCCTCCGACCATCTTCAATCTCGACCTGCCGATGGGGTGGGCGCCGACGGTGGAACTCACCGGCCACATCCGTGCCGTGCCCGTCGACGACTGGCTCTGTTGTGAGGTACGGACCCGATTCGTCAGTACCGGATTCATGGAGGTCGATGGCTGGTATTGGGACGCTGCGGGCACGTTGGTGGCCCAGTCGCGCCAGTTGGCATTGTTGCCACGGGGTTGA
- a CDS encoding DEAD/DEAH box helicase, translating to MADAHNSSAATAAATDDQFRSAVEAHAYGEATPEQMEILQADERRWTNMLIHLLEDTENTIEVLEASQDEDRFQALADFQTEHRHLISAYARLTGDVEALDIDPNHAGLGHPTAVLLQLSWEPGKVIAWAAGPTVGAADLDRVAELLSQAGASASGWSKHPSIKLPDGTSAEALAIPASELLGWLVSLGGDDASPLVGPSGRWLGQVAVWAVDLAARGAMVPLLRQRRRNKKNHDPNLSAFSVRWTPTLIDNERLEYFAETMPGACTAASPATDGREVVKTALTGMVDAICRMAASMVDVPAPPPQVRNARDTAETFLASLDGSHFDAPTHCGNELVGRIDRWARPVVNGNPNRLILQLDPPDTANAWHLIVLAEDPDGQLVSVEVALVNAGARRREIEDQLVRLERLLPVLLRPGSNRRGEVLLSQDEAWELMSKTGPELAMSGYDVRVPALSTRKATPSLRLTSESTGSVVGAHQLANVRWSAVFDDVELTAADISRLAQEARPLVRSGGRWVAIDHQDLANAAAALAERSTTTQLTGAEMLRQALGLDGGGLSGGISLAGSGWANDLLAAAGAVSAADVETPPEFDGDLRSYQKEALGWLGFLDEAGLGGCLALDMGLGKTPTMLAHLAQTSEGGPALVIAPPAVIGNWASEAHKFTPKLKIMVHHGPSRAEGRQIAQIAALNDVIITTYGTAVRDIADLEDIEWARVVLDEAQAIKNPANDTSRQLRRLNARCKVALTGTPIENGLGDLWSILDFTNPGLVGARSQFIASLQATNGAGAEGAESALRTLNGILVFRRTKSEPAIAAELPDRVDTLDHCSMTPEQIGLYQAVLDRLVTHSSDDAEPRKGEVLAAITALKQICNHPAAYQDDGRPLAGRSGKLARLEEIVHSVFAVGEKVLIFTHFAEWGGRMAQHLTSITGKKVNCYHGGLSRTVRDEMIREFQQSDGPGALVLSLKAGGTGLNLTAASHVVLYDRWWNPAVEDQARDRAWRIGQTKTVICHRLVCPGTVDEKVEEVVADKRRIADLVLPKSSSLSDLDADQLRQALGLNADAILTEESELAEENELLTGGALA from the coding sequence ATGGCCGACGCACACAACAGTTCCGCTGCCACAGCCGCTGCGACCGACGACCAGTTCCGCTCGGCGGTCGAGGCGCACGCGTACGGCGAAGCAACGCCGGAACAGATGGAGATCCTGCAGGCCGACGAACGCCGCTGGACCAACATGCTCATCCACCTCCTCGAGGACACCGAGAACACGATCGAGGTTCTCGAGGCATCCCAGGACGAGGACCGTTTCCAGGCACTCGCCGATTTCCAGACCGAGCACCGGCATCTGATCTCGGCCTATGCCCGCCTCACCGGAGACGTCGAGGCCCTCGACATCGATCCGAACCACGCCGGCCTCGGCCATCCGACGGCGGTGCTGTTGCAGCTCAGTTGGGAGCCCGGCAAGGTCATCGCCTGGGCCGCGGGCCCGACCGTCGGGGCCGCAGACCTCGACCGGGTCGCAGAGTTGCTGTCCCAGGCCGGTGCCTCCGCTTCGGGATGGTCGAAACACCCGTCGATCAAACTCCCCGACGGCACCAGCGCCGAGGCACTGGCCATCCCCGCCAGCGAACTCCTCGGCTGGCTCGTGAGCCTCGGCGGCGACGACGCCAGCCCACTCGTCGGGCCCTCCGGGCGATGGCTCGGCCAGGTCGCGGTGTGGGCGGTCGACCTCGCGGCGCGTGGAGCGATGGTGCCGCTGTTGCGTCAACGTCGCCGCAACAAGAAGAACCACGATCCGAACCTCAGCGCCTTTTCGGTGCGGTGGACCCCGACGCTCATCGACAACGAGCGCCTCGAGTACTTCGCCGAGACGATGCCGGGCGCGTGCACCGCGGCCTCGCCGGCCACCGACGGCCGCGAAGTCGTCAAGACCGCGCTCACCGGCATGGTCGATGCCATCTGTCGCATGGCGGCATCGATGGTGGACGTACCCGCTCCCCCGCCCCAGGTGCGCAATGCGCGAGACACTGCCGAGACCTTCCTCGCCAGCCTCGACGGCAGCCACTTCGACGCGCCGACCCACTGCGGCAACGAACTCGTGGGGCGCATCGATCGCTGGGCGCGACCGGTCGTCAACGGCAACCCCAACCGACTCATCCTGCAACTCGATCCGCCCGACACCGCCAACGCCTGGCACCTCATCGTGTTGGCCGAGGATCCCGATGGGCAGCTCGTTTCGGTCGAGGTTGCGCTCGTCAATGCCGGCGCGCGGCGTCGGGAAATCGAAGACCAACTCGTGCGGCTCGAACGGCTCCTTCCGGTGCTGTTGCGCCCGGGGTCCAACCGGCGCGGCGAGGTGTTGCTGAGCCAGGACGAGGCCTGGGAGCTGATGAGCAAGACCGGGCCCGAACTCGCCATGTCGGGCTACGACGTGCGGGTGCCGGCGCTGTCGACGAGGAAGGCGACCCCCTCGCTGCGGCTCACCTCCGAGTCCACGGGCAGCGTCGTCGGGGCACATCAACTGGCAAACGTACGGTGGTCGGCGGTTTTCGACGATGTCGAGCTCACCGCCGCCGACATCAGCCGCCTCGCCCAGGAGGCGCGGCCGCTCGTGCGATCCGGCGGCCGTTGGGTGGCGATCGACCACCAGGACCTGGCGAATGCCGCCGCAGCCCTCGCCGAACGCTCCACGACCACTCAACTCACCGGCGCCGAAATGCTGCGCCAGGCGCTCGGCTTGGACGGAGGCGGGCTGTCGGGCGGGATCAGCCTTGCCGGCTCCGGCTGGGCGAACGACCTGCTTGCGGCGGCGGGGGCGGTGTCGGCCGCAGATGTCGAGACCCCACCCGAGTTCGACGGCGACCTGCGGTCCTATCAAAAGGAGGCGCTCGGATGGCTCGGCTTCCTCGACGAAGCCGGCCTTGGCGGCTGCCTTGCGCTCGACATGGGGCTGGGTAAGACCCCGACGATGCTCGCGCACCTTGCGCAGACCAGCGAGGGGGGCCCAGCGCTCGTCATCGCACCGCCGGCGGTGATCGGCAACTGGGCATCGGAGGCGCACAAGTTCACCCCGAAGCTCAAGATCATGGTCCATCACGGCCCGAGCCGTGCCGAGGGCCGCCAGATCGCGCAGATCGCCGCGCTCAACGACGTCATCATCACGACCTACGGCACGGCCGTGCGCGACATTGCCGATCTCGAGGACATCGAGTGGGCCCGAGTGGTGCTCGACGAGGCACAGGCGATCAAGAACCCTGCGAACGACACCTCACGGCAGCTTCGACGGCTCAACGCCCGCTGCAAGGTGGCCCTCACGGGCACTCCCATCGAGAACGGCCTCGGCGACCTGTGGTCGATTCTCGATTTCACCAACCCCGGCCTCGTCGGGGCACGGTCGCAGTTCATCGCATCGCTTCAGGCCACCAACGGTGCCGGGGCCGAAGGAGCCGAGAGCGCACTGCGCACGCTCAACGGCATCCTGGTGTTCCGCCGCACCAAGTCGGAACCGGCGATCGCTGCGGAACTGCCCGATCGCGTCGACACCCTCGATCACTGCTCGATGACCCCCGAACAGATCGGGTTGTATCAGGCGGTGCTCGACCGGCTCGTGACCCACAGCTCCGACGACGCCGAACCGCGCAAGGGTGAGGTGCTCGCGGCGATCACCGCGCTCAAACAGATCTGCAACCACCCCGCCGCCTACCAGGACGACGGCCGCCCACTCGCGGGCCGATCCGGCAAGCTCGCCCGCCTCGAGGAGATCGTCCACTCGGTGTTCGCCGTCGGCGAGAAGGTGTTGATCTTCACGCACTTCGCCGAGTGGGGTGGCCGCATGGCACAGCACCTGACGTCGATCACCGGCAAGAAGGTGAACTGCTATCACGGCGGACTGAGCCGCACGGTGCGCGACGAGATGATCCGCGAGTTCCAGCAGTCCGATGGGCCCGGCGCGCTCGTGCTGTCGCTGAAAGCCGGTGGAACCGGCCTGAACCTGACCGCCGCGAGCCACGTCGTGTTGTATGACCGTTGGTGGAACCCGGCGGTCGAGGATCAGGCCCGAGATCGCGCCTGGAGAATCGGCCAAACCAAGACGGTCATCTGCCACCGGCTCGTGTGCCCGGGCACGGTCGACGAGAAGGTCGAGGAGGTCGTGGCCGACAAGCGTCGCATCGCCGATCTCGTCTTGCCCAAGTCGTCGTCGCTGTCCGACCTCGACGCCGATCAGTTGCGTCAGGCCCTGGGGCTCAACGCCGATGCCATCCTCACCGAGGAGTCCGAGTTGGCCGAAGAGAACGAGTTGCTCACCGGAGGTGCCCTCGCATGA